Sequence from the Cervus elaphus chromosome 19, mCerEla1.1, whole genome shotgun sequence genome:
TAGGGAATGTGAGAGGTGGGGGCTGACAGCACAAGAGCACCCCACCCCTTCAGCCCCACCCAAATGGCCTTCTCAATGCTGTGTCTAACACCAGTCTCTATAAAAGATGAAgtctggacaaaaaaaaaatcctaggctAATTAAggtggtttatttttattaagttcaTAATTtgtaaaaccattttaaaaaaggtatgataaaattaaaatttaggatAGTCCTTCCCAGGAAGTACTGGAAGATGATAGTAATATTTCTTAGCGGCAAGGATCCATTTTATAAACCAGACGTGTTTACATGGATGTTGTTCAATTATTCCACACAATTAGTAAGGGCAAATATATACATTATGCTTAATTCTTTAATtctgaaatattatatatttgattatatgtttatatgtaaaaGAGAGATTGGGGTGGAGACTCTGATCCACACATATTTTCTGATTATGGGCAAAGTTGTCTGTTAGGAGAGGAGTGTCCAGAGCCTTGAGACAGACATTTAACTGAATTGCAAAGTGGCAACAAACCACTTCTTGGAGATGTCATGGTATAGGTTTTTTCAGATTCACACTGACCTGAGTCTACCAAATACTACTAGTCCTATTCTAATTCATATACATAAAAAGTTCACAGATCAGCGAAAACTTAAAAAGGAGAAATGGCTAAAAGTAACGGTATAGAGGAGGCATTTTTCAACCTATCTGGacacaacattttaatttttaatcaattttattgatatataattgaaatataaaattcaCAAATTTTAAGAGTAATTTGGTGAGTTTTGTCAATATATGTAGTTGTGGCATTCACCAGAATCTGgatatagaacatttctgtcACCTCAAAAAGTTTCCTTGTGTCCCTTATATTAATCCCCTCTTTTGTTCCCAGgacctggcaaccactgatccaCTTCTCATCACTAGACTAtagttctgccttttctagaagtccacataaacagaatcatacagtGAGTAGTTTTCTGGCTTCATTTATTTAGCATGATGCCTTTGAGATTCGATGCTATTGCATGTATCAGTAGcttattgtgtttttgttttggggggattTTGGCCATGCCGCATGGCTTGTGGAGGAGTCTCAGtaccttgaccagggattgaacccaggccacagaagtgaaagctcagaatccttaaccactaggccaccagggaactcccctgaATGGTAGTTTTgaggaacaaaaatttttaattttgaagtcgtttttcactttttatagatTGTACTTTTTGTATTCTATCTAATAAATTCTTTATCTAATCCGAAATCCCAatgattttctccattttttttttttttggtaaaatttgaATTAGGTTTTAGATCCATGGTCCATTTCAAGTTAAATGTTGAATAAGGTTTCCAGTAATAggcaaaatacatatttttgttttacatatggATTATTCCAggatcatttgttgaagagactctccttttcccactaaaatatctttttcaaaaatcatttgatcGTATGTGTATAACTCTATTTCTGAATTCTCCAGTCTGTCCCAGTGGTCCATATGTCTGTGTATACGATTACTTCACTGTGGGATTACTACCACTTTATTTGTCTTAAAATCACATAAGTCCTCCAACtatgttctttttttcaaaattgttttgaaaaatctAGGTTCTTTGCTTTTCCACATAAATTTAGGTTCAGCTTGCCAATTTCTACAACAAAACTCTAGTAGGATTTTGACTAAGGTTACATTGATATTGAGTCTTTTGATTTGTGAACATGTTATATCTCAGCatttatttgggttttctttttctcagcaatttttataatttttataacttttataatttttagtgtACAGGTCTTACAcagattttattaaatttatctgtattttctattaatattttatgctattgtaaatgttcttttaaattttataatttatcattgcttatatatagaaatataattgatttttgtgtatttaattttttatttggtaACCTTGCTAAACTCACCTATTCATTCTAGTAACTTTTTAATAGATTCCTTATAATTTTCCATGCAGATAATCATGTTACCTGTGACTAATAACAttcttacttctttcttttgtatCTGTGGCTTttgctgctttttattttcttattgcactggaaaagatcccctgTACAATGCTGAATGAAAGTAGTGACAGTGGACACCTTGAAAATGACAACTTTTAAAGCGAGAGGATGACACCCTGCCCTGTGCTCTGGGGGTTTCCCCTACCTGTCAGTCCCAGTAACAGAGCTACATGACCCTCCTTCCATTGGTTCCAGGACACTATCCTCTCCCTGTGTGATGGCATGCTCACGGACCTGCTCCCGCATTCTGGGGCTGAGCCTCGGGACTACAGCCCTGTTTGCTGCTGTGGCCAACACACTGCTCCTGTTTCCTAACTGGGATGTGACCTACCTATTGAGGGGCCTCATTGGCAGGCATGCCAtgctgggctctgggctctggggagGAGGCCTCATGGTAAGTGTCCAGGGTTCCCTGAGTGTGAATTCCCAAAGTGTCCCCCAGGAGTGGAGCAACGAAGTCGGGGTGAGGGAAGGAGTTTTGTAATTTCTTGAAAACAAGTTTGAACTAACAAACTGATTGTGAATCTATAGCAACTCCAAGGGATAGAAGACCCTAGGAAGACTGATCAAAGTTTGCTGGATTTTGGACTAGGTAGGCTGGGTGTGAATGCTGCCGTCCATAGAATCATATCAGGCTAGTCATTCAAAATTGGGTCCTGACAGCCAAAGCCAAACCCTCTGGGAAATACAGGATAACTAAGTCCAGGTGAGATGTCCAACCACTCCGTTTCAACAGCCTTAGGTGGCAGTTAGAGATGTAAATTACCTAATCTCTTCTTAACACACATCCCTCTTCTCCTAGGTGCTCACTGCAGCTACCCTCATCTCCCTGATGGGCTGGAGATATGGCTGCTTCAGTAAGATCGGGCCCTGCCGTAGGGTAAGAACCCATTCTACTCTTCTAAGAGCTAGAATGTCCCCACATTCTACAACTTTAGAGGCAGAGTGATGAGGCAATTTCAGTTTTGGGGTATGAAGTCAGGTTCTGACCATACTTCTTAAAAGTCCTAAGCTCTTGGGCAAGGTTTCTGAACCTGAGGTCCTTCTGTTAAAATGAGAGTTAAGAGAATCAAGTCCAGGGAGTGTTAATGAACCATGAATGTCTACACATTTGTGGGgaactgttcttttaaaatttattttattgaagtatggttgttTACAATGTCCTGTTAATTTCTgtagtacagcaaagtgattcagttatatatgagCTGTTCTTATTATTAGTTTTAGCCTGTTGAACAATACGGACATGAATTACGTTCTTTGTAGTCATATGTCACTGATAGAAAATTTCCtggctattttaattttttttagggcTGAAAGTCTCTCCAGAGATTTGATGACTAGATTCTAGTCTAACgtctccatttcacagaaaatgaaactgaggcccagaataAATGTGCACTTTATTAATTACAGCAGCatctatatatatttgaaatatctcagtaCATAAGTGTATAAGGTGTATTGCTCATTCAGCCTCAGACACATGAATCTGTGTCCTTTTTACAGTAAATCTACAGTCTGCTTTGATATCTACAACCCACATAATGGAAACCCCGCTGATTTAGAATTACagttaaagaattaaatataaacaCCCATATATCTCATTCACTAtctgttctcagtcatgtctggtttTCCCCTAGGCAAGTGGCCCTTAGACTTGAATGCGTGCATCAGAATCCCTGCAGGCTGTgctaaaacacagattgctggcaCCCCCCCCACCCTTAGTGTTTCTGACTCCATAGGACTGGGTTGGGGgaggagaatttgcatttctaacaagtttccaggtgatgTGATGTTGCTAGGACAGGGACCATATTTCCAGAACCACCATCCTAGGCTTATGTCAGACTAATTCATCTTGAATCTTTTAATTTAAGAGTCAAAACCTAGTATGCACCTTTCTTTGGCCCCtcctgagttttaaaccagcttgaCATCAGTGGGAAAATGACTCTATGATTCTACATAAAAACTATATAtggtttttgtatatatatatgtgtgtgtgtgtgtatatacatatatacacatatatatatgttttatttaaacttttaacaTATGTTCTTTtggaaggtgaaaaaaaaatctagtactCTGAGAAAGAAACCAATTTGGAAGTTAGAATCCTGCCAAGGAAATAAACACGTTACTATCTTTTGGGAGGGAAATGAGTGGTGCACAGACTAGAAAAGTACAATGACAGAACTCAAGTCATTTTAGTGTAAGCTCTGACTTGGTCtccccatctctctgtctctgtctccctccctccctcctttcctttcttcttctccctcttcctcccttccttccttgatTAGACAAAGAGAGGAATCATGGATGGCAGCTTGgaacttttgaaaaaatatagcCTTCCCTTAAAAGGGTTGGAGTGGGGCTTGGATAACCAGCCTGACCCTTTAAACCAGAGACTGAATGACTGCAGCCTGAGTGTACAATTTTTGATGCCAATCTGCTGAGAAGCTCTGAAGAGCCTGCTGCCTGGTCCAGGTGCCAGTgtctccccctcccgcctcctgttctttctttcccaCCCCTTCCTGGCTCTACTCAGTGACCCCTTGTCAACCAACCCTACCTTGGTTATGTTTTCAAGGAGGTGCTGTGGGTAGAATTATCCCCATGACTGGGGAAAGCCTGAGCACCAGAGAAGTGAGACTTGTCCAGATCACCCCACAAGTCACCTAGTCACTGAGTCATGACCCCATCTCAGGCTCACTGTTTCTTCTCTCCTTGTGTAGATGCTTACCGCTCTGTTGTCAAGTGGCCTGGCTTTGCTTGGAGCCTTCATTTGCTTTATCACTTCTGGAGTAGCCCTGAAAGATGGTCCTTTTTGCATGTTCGATGTCTCACCCTTCAATCAGACACAGGCTTGGGAACATGGTTACCCATTCAAAGACCTGCATAACAGGTAAATGGATGGAAACTTGGATTTGCAGTTTTtcggaaagagaaagacacacaCATGGGCTACAAACCCCTTTTGGTCATGCACTCTAGCATCCTGCTTCTCTGATTCTTAGAAAATTGCAAATACAAAAAGAGTCACCCTCAAAAGTCTAATCCTACGACCTGAGCTGAGGGTGAACCCAGGTTTCTATTGAGGTTGCTTGGACTTTTCTTACTTATTCCAACCCCTGGTCTCCTTATTTTTGGGGACAGGAATTATTTGTATGAACATTCACTCTGGAACTCTGTCTGCCTGGAGCCTTCTAAAGCTGTCGTTTGGCACGTGTGCTTCTTCTCCACCCTTCTGTGCATCAGCCTCCTCCAGATTCTCCTGGTGGTCATTCATTTCATCAACAGCTTCCTGGGCCTTTTCTGCAGCCTCTGTGAGAAGTGACAGGTAATGCCCTCTCATACATAAGTGTTTTCATCATGTGCTGCCTTGAACCTTTCCTGCAAGAGAGGGTACAAATTATAAACAAATTTCCCTTTAGGAAGTCATGtggtaataataacaatgattCCTTGCATATATATTGACTGATACAATGAATTTAAAATCAATTACTACAAGATGATATAGTAAGAGAAGAAATAGTTAAATCATTATTATTGTGTAGGAACTTATAGTCCATGAAATGTCCTCCAGCCATGATCTCATTTCAGCTTCTCAACAGCCCTGTAAAACTGGCCACATGTTAGAGATGAAGTTGAGGCTCCTAGAGGATAATGGACTTGCCGCCCAAAAGCACTTAATTAGGTTCAGGAAAAGTCAGTACCGGAGCCCCTACCTTCCAAATTCAAGTTCACCAGCTTATTAATAAGACTGAATTTTGTGGCTCCCAAATTCATAGGTTGATGCTCTAGCCTTCAATGTGACTTTGGAGATAGGACCTTTAAGAAGCTAACTCAGGCTGAGTGAGTgatagatgctcagtcatgtccgactctctgtgaccccatggactgtagccttccaggttcctctgtccatggggattctccaggcaagaatgctggagtggattgccatgcccccctccaggggatcttcccaaccaagggatcaaacccaggtctcctgcattgcaggcgaattctttactgaatgagcccccagggaagccctaagcctTAACTTCGGTTAGATGGGGTCATAAGAGTGGGACCCTAATCCAGTAAGACtggcatccttataagaagaggatgagacaacaagtacatgaaaagatgcttaatattactaatcatcagggaaatgcaaatgcaaaccataatgagatatcaccttatatctgttagaatggctattatcaaaaaggaaagaaagaacaaatgttagtgaggatgtggagaaaaaagaattcGTGCCCTGTTGAtgtgaatgtaaactggtgtaaccactatggaaaacagtatggaggttcctcaaaaaattaaaaaaaggactaCCACATTATCCAGCAATACCActtttgggtatttatctgaagcaAACAgtaatactaattcaaaaagatatctgcaccctcatgtttgttgcagcattattttcaatagccaagacatggaaacaatttaagtgtctatcaacaagtgaatggagggctttcttggtggctcagtggtaaagaatctgctggcaaatgcaggagacaccggtttgacccctagtcctggaagatcccacatgcccaggagCATCTAAGTTCATcggcacaactattgagcctgtgctctagagcctgggagccccaactattgagcccatgtgctgctactactgaagcccaggtgccctggagtccatgctctgcaataagagaaggaccacaataagaagccagcacactgcaattaaagagtagcctccactcatcacaactagagaaaagcccacacagcaacaaagacccagcacaaccaaaaaataaataaatagatgaatggataaagaagttatagTACACACACGCAATGGAATATTcttcagacataaaaaaaaagaaatattgccatttgtgacaacatggatggacctaagtgaaataagtcacacaaaGACAGAGaccatatgatctcatttatatgtggaattttaaaacaatagCCACCAAACCAAGTTTATAGATACAATGACAGACAAGTGGTTGCCAGACATGGGGTTGGGGAGTGAGAGAAATGGATGAAgtgagtcaaaaggtacaaacttctaattATAAAACAGTTAAGTTATGGgtatgtaatgtacaacatgtgACTACTAATAATATGTATTACATATTTAAAGTTGCTAAGagatctttaaaaagttttttgtaACTAATATATGGTGCCAATGTTAACTAGaattattgtggtgatcattttgcaatatatacaaatatcaaatcattatgttgtacacttgaaacaaaCATAATGTCATATGTCAATTCTATAAAAATGACAATGTAGTATATTTCCAGAATAAAAGCATGATTAAGCTTCAGAAAGTTTATTCACTTATAATAATagatttaagaaggaaaaaatcctaaTGATTTTCTTCATAAAGTCTGAaaaggcatttgataaaattcaacatacatTCTTTacatcccttttcttttcttaattaaaaaaaaatatttatttgactgcactgagtcttagctaCAACCCAAGGATCTTTGTTGTAACATGCATATTCTTAACTGCGGCATGCAGGATgcagttcactgaccagggatcaaaccctggccccctgcattgggaacacagagtcttaaccactggaccatcatgcAAGCCCCTCAACATACATTCTTAATAAAactcaagaaaatgagaagacagctcCCTCTTTATCATAATACAACATAACTATCTCAACTTAAAAGTCAGCATCATGCTTAATGGAGGAATACTAGAAGCAATCTCACTAAAGTTCTTAATAGATGATACTcactatcatcattatcatttaaTACAGTTCTTGAGGTATTAGTCCAAGCAAGTATTCAAAGGGCAATTAACAGATATAAAATAGGAAAGACGGTGAAGTTCTCATTATATTTGGACAATATGATTGCACATCTAGAGTActcaaattatattacaaagaATAAGAATTTCATACatctaggtataaaataaatatacagaatgAAAAATCTTCATGTACACAAACAGCAAACAGTTAACAGACATGGAGATGGGGAAATcccatttatattaaaaacaaaaagaaaaaaaaacctagctACCAACATAACAAGAATGTGAAACacttttttatctttcagtttctctttatTTACTTACCCTTTGGCTGCACCATACCGTGTGGCTGCGAGAACCTCATTTCCTGTCCAGAGAGAAAACCTAGGCCCTTGACAGTGAAagtgaggagtcctaaccactgggtcgccagagaattcccaagaatgtgaaatatttattgaagaaaactttaaaatattactgaagGACACAAACTTGCATATAAATGTATACCATGAACTTCAATAGGAAGACTTAACATCATAAAATATGAATGCCCTTTAATCTATAAATTTAACAAGATTAATAAAGTCACCAATGACATTTGGTGGAAAAGGATATGGAATTAGATAAGCTGGTTTTAAAGTTCACATGAAAAATGAACAATCTAAGATAGCCAGGAAACTTctgaaggagaaggcaatgaggTGGGACTATACTAGATATTAAAAGCTAATGtaaaactacagtaattaaaacagtgtggtacaCTAAACGAAGTCCAGAGATAGAACTAAATATTTTTGAGCATTTAGTATATGCTAAAAAAagatgtgggaaaaaaagaaagtagatgaTAAACCAGATCTGTCTCTCCATGGGAGCACAGaggaaaaggccatgtgaggacacagccagaAGGTAACCATCTGCAAGACAAGGAGAAAGGTCTCAGTAGAAATCAACCTtgttggcaccttgatcttggatttctagcctccagaaaataaatttccattgtttaagccacccagtctgtgacattttgttatggcagcctgatcTGACTGATCCACCAGTGTTCAGTGCATTTCGGTAAGTGGTATATACTGAGTAACCACTGTTATCCTTGCCTTTGGGCCTGTTCCTGTCCTTGAAGAGTTCATTGTCAGGTTAGGGAAACACATCGACTAATAATTTGAATGTCATATGGTAAGGACCATGTTAGAGGTCAACCCAGGAGTAATGAGAGATTGAGGCAATCTGTCAAGAGATGAAGGaaggcttcagtcatgtctgaactgATTCTTGAAATGGTTAGCCCATTAAAGAGTGAAGGGAGCGTTTTCTCAGCTGAGGAAATAGAATGCTCAAAAGCATGGAGGTGAGACACATGATGGTGAGGGTGGAGACCTGTGATGCCACAGCTCCTTCAATGTGAAATGCAGAAAGCAGAAGACCTCCATATCTCCCATTTTGGGACCTTTGGTCAGTATGGTATTTGGGGAACTTCTTCTCTTAGTTTTTGAAGCTGACAGGATAATACAGCTTTCTAAAACAGGACCAGGACTGGTGCACTCATAAGCAGAAAATGCATCCTAAGTCTGCTCCTTCCTGACTTTTGCCCTGGAGCAGCAGTGTGGTGAGGCTGGGGGATCTGTAGGTCGACAGTTATGGATTAAAGCAGGACACTGCAAAACATTTCTGTAAAGGCTCAGCTAATATTTCAGACTTTGAGAGCCATATGGTTTCTATTTGCAACTGCTTCCTTCTGCCAATACAGCAGAATGCCAACCTACTGGCTGGGCTGTGGTGAAGGAAACTACAGCATTTACTGCAGAACAACAAGCAAGGAGAATGGACAGCTTATGCTCACAATATTCATATTCCCCAATGGCTTTCAGGGCAACATTACGGGTGACGGTCCCAGGGTAATTGATCAGCTCCTGAAACTTCTTGACTGGTTcttggtgaggtaacagggcaaAGTTACAGGAATCTCAATCATCAAAACTCTGGCTCTAGGCAGTCTATGGTCTAGTGCTTGTGGTCAGCGGTTTCCATCTGGTaagatcctgattttttttttttttttttttaacataatcaaGGATTTATTTCCTCATTCACATCCCTGTCTTGTAGTTGTTGCTGCTGCTTGAGTGTTAGTGGGTTCAC
This genomic interval carries:
- the TM4SF19 gene encoding transmembrane 4 L6 family member 19, whose protein sequence is MACSRTCSRILGLSLGTTALFAAVANTLLLFPNWDVTYLLRGLIGRHAMLGSGLWGGGLMVLTAATLISLMGWRYGCFSKIGPCRRMLTALLSSGLALLGAFICFITSGVALKDGPFCMFDVSPFNQTQAWEHGYPFKDLHNRNYLYEHSLWNSVCLEPSKAVVWHVCFFSTLLCISLLQILLVVIHFINSFLGLFCSLCEK